From Solanum stenotomum isolate F172 chromosome 2, ASM1918654v1, whole genome shotgun sequence:
GGGATTGGAAGGTAAAGTTCCTAAATGATGTGATTTGTGTCAATTCTGGTTAATTTACTCTCTTgaagagaaaaaagaggaaGTTAGTCTTGCACTTTTAGCTTCTCGTCTGTCTCTTTTTCGGCATTtctcatatttgtattttggtCTACTGCAGATTGTGTGGAGAAAATTGATGCTCAACGAGTGTTTGGGTATGCCCTTTTCAAGGATGGAAAGAGTACACGTCTTTCTTATCCCCTGGAGAAGTTTCACTCCGATGTTTCTGGAAGGAGCTTCCACAATGGGCGTTTCATTCAAAGAATGCGAGAGAAAGCTGCAGCTCTTCCCAAGTATTCCTTCTtaccattttttcttttttcccttggcagatctatttctctctctctcttataTGTTATGAAGTATTTGATCTTCAAATAATTTCCTGTTTGAACTTATAGTTAGGATTCATATTGTCGATCCTTACTAGTTTGGATGGAGtcttagttgattgattgaaaatttgaaatagtttCCTGTTGAATTATCTTTGCTTTGATTGACTAACTGCACATCGGCTTTGATTTTTTAACAGTGTCAAACTAGAGCAAGGCACTGTTACGTCTCTGCTTGAAGAAAACGGGATCATTAGAGGTGTTCAGTACAAGACTAAATCTGGTGAAGAGTTGAAAGCGTATGCACCTTTAACTGTAGTATGTGATGGTTGTTTCTCGAATCTACGACGTACCCTTTGCGACCCAAAGGTAAGGGCGCTTATCAATATTTCTCTTGATTTTTGTTCAGATAAAAAGAATGGAACTgggtgattaattgtttgttaaGAGGGATCTTTTGTTTTAAAAGCTCATCTGTGAAATCGTTTGCTTTTACTAATTGTATATCATCTTTTGCTTTTACTTACTACTGTATGAGACGATAAGAATTAGTGTACCGAAGTTGTCtgaatgaacaaatatttttatatgaacATCACCATTGTTGTCCCCTCCTTATGTTTCTCTCAACACTCAGAATGACATGTAATGTTGTACAGGTAGAAGTCCCTTCTTGTTTTGTTGGTCTGGTCCTGGAGAACTGCCAGCTTCCACATGAAAATCATGGACATGTCATTTTGGCTGATCCATCACCTATCTTGTTCTATCCCATAAGCAGTACTGAGGTCCGCTGTCTGGTTGATGTACCTGGTCAAAAAGTGCCTTCTATTTCGAATGGCGAAATGGCCAAATATTTGAAAAGTGTAGTTGCTCCCCAGGTAAAGAATTGTTGAAAACGTTATATCCTGAATGACATACCATGTCATTATAGTAGTATACATACTTAAGTTGCATGATGTTCAATGAGATGTTCGTGTGGTTGTTCCAGGTCCCTCCTGAGATAAAAGATGCATTCATTGCCGCAATTGATAAAGGAAACATCAGGACAATGCCAAACCGAAGCATGCCAGCTTCTCCTCATCCTACTCCTGGTGCTCTTCTCATGGGAGATGCATTCAATATGCGCCACCCCTTGACTGGTGGAGGAATGACTGTAGCATTATCTGATATTGTTGTATTGCGTGATCTTCTCAAACCTCTTCGTGATTTGAATGATGCATCTACTCTTTGCAGATATCTGGAGTCATTTTACACCTTGCGTAAGGTAAAAATCACTTGAAATCCTTCCTTGCATAAGTAACATATTTGATTGCTGTAAGTACCACGTTTTCTACTTTAAGAACCCTTAGTGAAGTAAAAACTCTATGTTGACTAGTGAGTAATGAAGGATCTGGAACCACAAAACAGACATTCCTTTGATGATTTCACCAGCTATCAATCTACCAAAAACGATATAATGTAAAAAGGCTCGGTTCATTACAATGTTTTAGGACTTGACTCACTCAATTCTCCTATAACTTGTcgtttacataaaaaaaaaaaaagagagcaaAAGAGGATGACTGATGACTCAATTCTCCTGCAGCACTTTGAGACTTAACTAGAATATTATTACCTTTATAGAttgtttatcaaaaaaaataaaaaaattattacttttatagATATTGACTTGTTCTGCTCGCATATTTTACCTGCAGCCTGTGGCCTCCACCATCAATACGTTGGCTGGTGCCTTGTATAAGGTGTTTTGTGCTTCACCTGATCAAGCTAGGAAGGAGATGCGTGAAGCATGCTTTGATTATTTGAGCCTCGGTGGAGTATTCTCAGATGGACCAGTATCTTTGCTTTCTGGCTTAAACCCTCGTCCATTAAGTCTCGTTTGTCATTTCTTTGCTGTGGCTATCTTTGGTGTTGGCCGCTTGTTGCTTCCTTTCCCATCACCCAAACGTATATGGATTGGAGCCCGGCTAATATCGGTAGGTGTCAATCTTGCTTTTGCTCAATATTTGCAATCTTACACACGTGTTCCCATGTGACCTTGTATTTTGACAATTTCATGTTGATTCAAATGCAGAGTGCATCTGCAATCATTTTCCCTATCATCAAGGCAGAAGGGGTCAGGCAGATGTTCTTCCCCGCAACTGTTCCCGCATATTACAGGAAGCCCTCCTGAAGTGAGGTTGTAACTGCTATAAACAGAATAAGGCTATGCCATTGTATCACCTCCATCAGTATTCTCGTTGTGAGTTTCAAGAGTTTAGTCCAACTGTTGCATAATATTTGGTTGTTAGTGATCCCTTAtaatctttttcctttttagtttgttccCATGATTGATTACACTATTAACTGGAAAGTAAATATAAGTTGTACAATCATACATTTGTCTCTTCTCTGTACATTTATTTTTTCCCtcctctttgttttcttttttcgcCTTTTCTTATTGTGTTCTCCCACATTGGCTTGGGGGTTCACTTAGTTTTGCCAATAACTGTAAGCCTCTTACTGATACCAAAGAAGTAATCATCTTTTGAGTTTGACAATGGAGTAGAAATTGAGGAAGCATAACAACTGATCCTTTAAAAGCTCGAAGGTTGAGATTGAAATTATTGTAAAAGTTCTATGGCATATACCTTGACAAACTAATAGcatataatttgttattttctctAAAGTTCGACCTTTTGTGAATGCTACAATGAACAATTTCAAGATGTTTCTTACATATCTTTTCTACCAAGTAAGGATAGAACATAATCAACCACTTGACTCAAATTTAATACAAGGCAAAATTCATAGGCTGATTACAGccttttctctctttatttgACGACATCTTGAGCTAACTTACAGTGTACTAAAGCCTGTGTGATATACAATGTAAATCCGTATGTTCAGCTATCCCACGTCACAAGTTGCACTCTTCCAGGAAGAGTTGGAAGTCCGCAGAGGAATTACAAAAGCAACATTCCTGGCTGTAGAAGTACTCTTAAAACTCGTCAactgaagaaaaaaagaaacaagaaccTATTGCAAAGCGTATCCTGAAAACCTCGATAAGCAGCCAAGAATGTCAAGAGACTACGTGTACCAGTCGATTAGCACAAGGCTGGAAGCAAATGGCTTGATAGTCTCCCAGGAATCCATCATGAACTTGGATTAGCTAGACTAACATACAACATCAAGTGGACATGACCTTTTAAAATGTTACAGAAAATTTCAGGCATTAATCATGGCTCTTTATCTGCTTGTGCCATTCTTCCTTTCCGACTTTATAGCCTCATATGACTTCATGACTTCCTTAAACTTTGCTTCAGCAGTCTCTGCAACCAGGTCACAATATCAGATATTTATCACCTGATGCAAGTAGTAgcatttctttccttttgtttttctcaaatttgaaataggTAATACAAggataaaatatcaaatagacCAGCCAACACAATCCACCTTTGTTTTGCTGATTCTGATCAGGGTGAAACTGCTTAGCCTTTTCCCTAAATGCCGACTGCAAGTTCAAAAAAAGGCATTTTTCAATTGATATTTTCAATACAAGCTAATGTTTTCACATGTGCGCATGAAAGACAGAGAGAAGCAGGACAGATTACAGATAGTCGAAAGtccagtgttttaaaaggcaGGGGCGTGAGGCGGGGAGTTTTACTTAGTATAGGGCGAGGCGTAAGCCTCGAGACGTGGGGCGTAAGGCCTAtggatctttaaatttttaagttataaaatagtataataataatataataacacataattataaaaatacatctaagtttgaaataattacaaacatgattaatgaaactcatagaaaataaaacttccaATGTgattatacaagtataaatacTCTAATATCTTAACTTTTTAATNAAAGGCAGGGGCGTGAGGCGGGGAGTTTTACTTAGTATAGGGCTAGGCGTAAGCCTCGAGACGTGGGGTGTAAGGCCTAtggatctttaaatttttaagttataatatagtataataataatataataacacataattataaaaatacatctaagtttgaaataattacaaacatgattaatgaaactcatagaaaataaaacttccaATGTgattatacaagtataaatactctaatatcttaactttttaataataaaagaatcattatttctatttatttttttatcatactatACAATGCAcccctaaaagaaaataatcaataaaacttactagtattataataaaaacatcactccaccatgaataaaaataaaattactttcaaatagctaaataaaatatgataacttTGAGATTTATGACAAAACCATGAAGACTAATGATAAGTGAAGAAGTAAAATTTTGTTacctatttttaaaagaaatgttacGTAATGTATAATCACCTTCACAGTGTTATCAAATAGTAAAGATGTGATACTACAACTTGTTATTTGAGTTACTCTCAATCTTCTTATCTCTAtggattaaaaaattatgaagtatcattcatttattcaagaattacgAGGATCAACAATGTAAACTAAagattttaacacataatttgtcTAAGATCTATTAGGTGAGCCCCAAGTGTTGGGCGTTGGGCGTGCTTAGGGCGTACAGTTGGGCGCTTAGGGTCTCGGGGCGTTTTGCTAAAGTCCTGCCCTAGGGCGAGCCCCGAGGTGAGTCCCAGTAGAGTCTTTTAAAACACTGGTCGAAATTGAAGAACCATTGCGATGTCAACTATCGGATACCCTTGCAAATAGCTCAAATAGGAGGATTTATCATATTAAGATAATTTTAGCAGAGATTAGTGTGTACAAGTATGATTAATAAATAAGCAGCTTCATAGAATCTCCTAGTAATCGGGGCAATGCCAGAACCACCCAATAATATTAGGTATCAACTTCTTAAATTTGACAAGACAGTCAAAAATAGTATTAGAGCCTGCTTGAATGGGCTTATAGCTTTTACcttataagccaaaagccataagttaaaaattctaacttatggcttttgacttatttttatcCTTTTGCCTTAAAACAAGAGATTAAAAGCACTTTTTTATTATATCCAAACactacaaaaatatttaaacgcTATTTTTTAACTGAAATTTGTTGGGAACTGCTGAAGTGTCTTTGTTGTAGCATGGCAGTAAACTCAGACCTGAAGCTACTCAAAAGTGTTCTGTTCTACAAATGGCTAGTATATAATGTTGCAAAATAAAGCAATGCGCCTGGATCTTAGTCCAATGGAAATATGTTGATATTTcacgggttttttttttctttttttgtgtataAGAGAAAGGTGGCAGGCAACAGAAGTGAAGCAGCTTGGCTTGCAGTCTCTATTAAAGTACACAACGAACAAAGAAAAGTAAAGTTGTTGAGTAATTAACAGAGCTTCTAGCTATGAAAATGTTGGTGATGCAAAAAATTTACCGGGAGAAgaatcatttcattttatttttacctttatCAAGACAGTAGTTTTCTTTAAGAGGTTACAAATGATTTTGATCACTCTTTTTCCTGCCTAGTGCCAAATATAAACCCACATACGTTTTATTCAGAAAATTCAGAAAATAAGGAGCAGCACAAAGGAGATAAATTAACTCTGCCATTCACGTAGGGTGGTAGCgcccaaaaagaaaaatatttctatatTCAGAAAATTCAGAATAAAGGAAATAAATGTTTTAAGGCTTCAAGTCATGCAGGGTGGCAGGGGTATTTAGTTCTCTAAACCATTCTCCTCCACAAGGAAGAGGTGGGATCAGGGAATCCTAGAACAATGGAAGGTAATAAatgtaaaaagataaaaacaatggGACGTAAACTGCACAACAACACTATTTTCATTTAATACTGGAAGAATTTTTGGACATGCCAGAGAAGGATAAGTACCTTTATCTCGTCATCCGTGTAAGGCTTCGTCCTAGACCTGTCATAATGGAAGGATCAAACATGTCAAGTTTCATGTCAATGTCAGTATCATCGCCAAAGTACTAAACACATCCACATTAAACATCTGACATTCCAGATATAGACTTCTTGGCCACATGAAAANgcaaaccccaaggctcaagtcaattgccagcaggccaacccCTGAGGGTTAAAAACACATCCACATTAAACATCTGACATTCCAGATATAGACTTCTTGGCCACATGAAAACTAATACATGTACGAGAAAACTACAACTAGAGAAGAACGATAAGTATCTGTAACTAACAGAAGAAGTAATACCCTTTTAGAGCAGCAAAGCCTTCTATCCTAGACCACCTCATCATAGGTTAAACCgtgttttaaaacataattttgaatGTCATGATTTACCCAGGTGAAAGTAAAATTCAATATGAGATTAATCACAAAATTGGCATCTTACTATCCAGAGTCAGTAAAACAAATCTTCACCTTCATGTAAGTAAGCACCATTCACATCATAGGGTACCATTATCTCCTTATTAGATTAAAGTGAGTGAATAAGTCGAAAACAAAACCTAAAGTTTCAATCTAATGTCCTTGTTAGGAGTCCATGGTGACTTCAAACAGAAGAGCCCACGGCATTGGTAAGCTGCAGCAGGTACTCCTATGAGGCATATTCTTATAGGGTTGAGGTGTATGATCTGGTCCTCGAATTGCCAACAAAAGAATGCAAATTagtaattttcttctttgtaaATCCTTCTTCTGCATTGATGCAGAATTCCCTAGCAAAAGAATTCACAAAAATGCATGCCTCAGGCACATACATATGCCTCAAACCATAATAAATGAACAATAATGTGTCCTAAACAACTTTGATTTTTGGACTATCATCTTTGCAATGGACGTAACAAAACGTTTGACACCATTCTATTTTACTGTAACTTTCACTACTATCAAGAATTTAAACATTAAATATACACACTTCAACTTTGATGTGATATTTGCCCTCTATTCATCCACTActttattattctcttttatCATCACTAATATGCTATATAAGTCAAACTAACATCTTAAACTCCAAACCCAGTTAAACATTgcaatataaaatgaaacagagGTAGCACATACGTTTACATGCATTTGTCTTATATGTTTAGTATCTAGTCGTGGAACTGCATcatatacaacaacataccaatgAAATGTTTCCAAAGAATCAATAGTATATGCACCGAAAAGAGTTAAAAGTGGGTCCCCAAAATTCCTTACAACTTCGACTTGGATTCTCCCTCCAACTTCCACATAAATTTCATTGGTAAATGCGGTTGCAATTTGCCTACTCATATCTGTATATTTACCACATCTTCTAGCTGCATGGAGGAGTTCTCCCAGTTGATGGGTAGTCTTCCAACCTTCATTTCCCAATCTTGCCTTGCACCACTCTACACTCTAGCAGGTTTTGCAAAGCCGTTGGATAGCATTAGAAGACCCCAGGATAAGGCATCAATAAGATGTGCCGATTCATCAGGTAAAACGCAAGACTCCTCTATAACCATATAGCTATATGTGAAGGGATACACATACGTGCAAATTTTATAAGCCTTTGCAGAAGGAATTCACTTTTTGAGCCCGTGTTAAATTAGAGGACATGCAAAGAGGGCCTGTTATATTTTAACTGTCAGCTGAAGAATAAAGAATTAGGGTTTGTTTTTGCTCTCTTGTGGATAGTGTTTACACCAGTACTGTTAAGTGTTATATTATAGGTCAGACACCGACAGCACTAGACGCATCTTCTTCATGAATACAACTACTCAGTAAGGTCTTCTAGGAGGATCTGACCAAGCGACCAAAATTGGTATGTCTTTCCCTACTCATAAGAGATGAATGATTTGCTAATTACTGAGCCTAAGCCAGTGTTAGCTTATGTAGATGCATGACCAGATATATGCAAAGTGCTGACTTGACAGGTCCATCCATATGAACTGACATCATCAGTCGCAGTAAACATAGACTAATTCTAAGTGATAAGATTTTCACCGAATTATTCATTGAAATGAGACTTCTGATGAAATTGGGGATAACGtcaaagaaagaaatagaaaggagTGCATGCCACTGAAACAGTCCCTCGAAACAATTAACCAAGTTGGTGTTTTGACAAAAATGTGCATAAAGCTTCTAGAAAATCTATCaatacacaaaaaattaaaaggaaaacaaaacaaactatGATTTAGCTTTTGATAGTAGTCTATTCTAACAATAAACAAGAAAGAGGCAGCTTCTCATAGTTTTACTATTCTAACAATAAGCAGGAATATAGTAAAGAGAACGGCAAAAAATTTTGGTGTAGGACCTTGAGCTACATGAAACAAAACTAGCTTCCTAATTCAtcaaattccaaataattataaCATAATCATTCTTAATGATTCATTTGACATTTAACACTTATCCCTCACCTAGCTAATGCCATGAAGAAACCAGTCTGGACTGCCAAAAGAAAAACACTTGGCACTACTAAGAGATAAAAGAACCTAAATCATTGAAAGAAGCAACTTCACTACTACACTGATATCCTTAAAGATGATAAAGCTAAGGCAATTGGAAGTCTGAAACATCATATCTGATTGGTGATAACATGCGTAACCAGTATAAATATAGATCAATTAAACatctgaaaaaatattaatacctATCAAGACCCAAAACTGAGTAATCATGCGACAACGGGTTGCTTGCATTGGCCCTAGGAGCTTCCCTGAAATTAGTTCCCCGGTCTCTGAACGATGTATCAGCCTTCCAGTACCAGTCATTTCTTTGGAAGTGCTGATGATATGCACTTTGCCCATTTTCTTGCCAGCTCTCATAGCTCCTCTTATGTTTGTTTCTCTCCCTGTTGAAAACACTTTGCATACGGCGAATGCGCTCCTATGAAAAGCATAGGATATTGGGTCAACAATAATCCAATGGTTAATGTAGAATACACAGATAAATTTCAGAATAAACTCACAAATGGAAGTTTATCTGTTATCTCATTACGTTTTTCTTTAGCTCAGATATGTATGTCATTAGATCTACTATCTGTAGTTGGCTTTGTGAGGATCACAAATTATGGGATAGAAAATAAAGCAATCAACAGTTCAATCACGCAAAGAAAACATAGGGTAGGAGTGACATTTCACTTGAAAGAAATACAATAAGGATGTTTAAATATCCAATGGTTCTGTACAGCTTCAGTGTATTATTGCAGATGAAGAAATAAGGGTTAAATCTTATGTCCATCCTCCAACCTTCTAGCTATAAGattttccataaaaaaattCACACAGCTTGTCCAAGAAAGCAAGTTACGCTTATGTCCAAAAGAACAAATGGTAGTTAAATTCTCCTTCTCAAAAAAATGGTAGTTAATTTCTCGACGCGGCCAAATTATATTCAGAGATGACACACATTCTAAACGAATACACATAGGGGCCTGGATTTCATAAAGCAAATATCACAATGTCTTCACTTGCTTCAGTTGAAATAAACTTTGACGAAATTCTCTTTCAATTAGATCTAAGGAAATGAGAGTAAAA
This genomic window contains:
- the LOC125854350 gene encoding uncharacterized protein LOC125854350, with product MGNEEGDKDNRGKPYQEKDEMKLWGIFVFALIGATATTFAVTQLRSTVDFVYSQLRQSAQRSRAGGSFRTSFQEEAWKRYNRRMREEYEEEMERVERIRRMQSVFNRERNKHKRSYESWQENGQSAYHQHFQRNDWYWKADTSFRDRGTNFREAPRANASNPLSHDYSVLGLDRSRTKPYTDDEIKSAFREKAKQFHPDQNQQNKETAEAKFKEVMKSYEAIKSERKNGTSR
- the LOC125854349 gene encoding squalene monooxygenase SE1-like, translated to MVDLGLSGSLLAVVLGFVAVFCFFIQKNGCCSKSKIGDSATSTTTTTVYSGKSRSKDGNDDVDIIIVGAGVAGAALAHTLGKEGRRVKVIERDLTEPDRIVGELLQPGGYLKLQELGLEDCVEKIDAQRVFGYALFKDGKSTRLSYPLEKFHSDVSGRSFHNGRFIQRMREKAAALPNVKLEQGTVTSLLEENGIIRGVQYKTKSGEELKAYAPLTVVCDGCFSNLRRTLCDPKVEVPSCFVGLVLENCQLPHENHGHVILADPSPILFYPISSTEVRCLVDVPGQKVPSISNGEMAKYLKSVVAPQVPPEIKDAFIAAIDKGNIRTMPNRSMPASPHPTPGALLMGDAFNMRHPLTGGGMTVALSDIVVLRDLLKPLRDLNDASTLCRYLESFYTLRKPVASTINTLAGALYKVFCASPDQARKEMREACFDYLSLGGVFSDGPVSLLSGLNPRPLSLVCHFFAVAIFGVGRLLLPFPSPKRIWIGARLISSASAIIFPIIKAEGVRQMFFPATVPAYYRKPS